In Tachypleus tridentatus isolate NWPU-2018 chromosome 3, ASM421037v1, whole genome shotgun sequence, the sequence GTGTGCAAGGCGTCAACTAGGCCTAATCGTAGTTTATGATACTGAGGCAACGTCAAAGATAATAAAGGAAAggattacaatttgaaataaagaacgcatacaattaataaattataagctCTAGAATAAACTGTTTTACATTCAAACTATaatctttgaaaaaaaatatattaactacatTCATCATTAACTCAGTTTTTGTACGAAATGTACGCTGCATATAGAAAAGTATACACGCCATTATCATACGGCCTTTACAATTGTGTCACAATTTTCTACGTCTTAAATCATCCTTATGACAGTACATATAATATTACACTATTATTTTCTAAGCTTACGAAATTACTCTCGAGAATTTGGTATTCATGTCGATAAGGCCTTGGTTTAGCCATATCCTTGTTCTTACGCTCAGACCTTGATCTCATGGTGTCATAAAAAGGGCGATGAACTTTCTTTTTAGTTAATTTATAATGCCTCAGGTACCTAACAAAACCAGAGTAACTTAGCTCATCAATCACTCTTCCTTCATTACTATGAAACTCTAAAGAGATCTTTTGAACCCCTGTTCTCCCATTTTCTTCCTTTCACTAGACGTTATCTAAAACCGTCGACTGGTTATTTATAATGGGCGTAATTTGAAGTCACATGTACGAGGTTTAAGAAGGCGAATGGTTATAAACGTTACGTATATTTACTCCCATGATTCTCTATCACTGAGTGGAGTATAAATAAGGGCCACATGGTGATATTTATCATTTGCATTTATAgcagtaaaaacaaattataaaaatgtcgaaacttttaatattttggatAGTTTCTGTGACTGCAATATTTGATAATGGTAAGTACTAAATTTAAGTTAGTAAGTCCTACGTTGAGGTAAGGTTGTTTGTCAAATATAGTTTCATTCGCTGATAGTTCGTGAGAATGCTTTAATGCACAAATTTGTGGTTATTAACTTTTTCTTGCTGGTCTGTTGCCCTCGtataatgatgaaaaaaaatgtttgaaaaactaTCTACCTACCTGGTATGTACTGCTCATCAACAAGTCAAGTTTTCTGTGTTGGGTTTCAGGATTTAATTATGCATTTCGTAAGAAACCGAGCATTATATCTTCTTTCAGATGCAGGTGTTTGTTGgcacataaatattttacactcaatttacacaaccgccttcaaccATGTGGTCatctaccggtcagtaaccctttctttctttgtaaacctgacgatgaccgaagaaagtcgaaacgtcgttcgctcctctattagtgcttttctattcataccagccgttataaatatatacttttctctacaagtgggttttctcgttacCACCGATAAtatgatgtacatatataaataacattataaatcacttttatataataatgatatcTTGTTAGGCTCAAACCATGAACATAGACAGCTATTTTATCCCAATGTCTGAACCTctgttaaaatttgaaattacgTATAacctattaattaattttacattgcACCCTATTATGTCTATCCTACAGGCATTCATAAGTTAAGATATCTGGTAAATCTTCACTCCATCTGCTGTCACAGTCCCAATTTTTATTTCCTTCATATTATCTTCTCTGAATCTAAACTCTCACGTAACTAAATAGTCGCatgatattgtattttaatttgggaGAGGGGGGGGGAATACAATTTGTTATAGGGCTAGGCTAACCGTAACTATTGAACTTAAAACTGAAACGACGACTTTATCTGATAGTTATACGTAAGTCTCTACTCCCTATTCAAAGGGGTGTTCATTATCGGATAGAAATTGGAAAACGTTTTACAATCATTTTCTGTTCCAGCTGTGTGTGTGTCTGGGGTTCTTAAagcaaaatcacatcgggctatttgttaCGTCCACAGCTGAGGGGAGGAGAAATCCAATTCCTGGTTATAACACGCTACAAATCCGGAGACTTTCTACTGTTCCAACGGGGGGGGAAGGGACTTGTATTTGAACAGAGATAATAATTCTAATGATCCAGTATACTCGTTGGTCaacgtttataattttatttgtttggttgtaaacacaatatttaacttttgtttttgagTGTTTAATTTCTAACTGTGAAATAAATGtcaataattcaataaaattacaaTCATTAAGAGCATTGACTTTCAAAGCGAGAGGAACGACCCCCTGCAGCAAATAATTCATCACAGAGGAACGTGAAAatagtttcaaatttaaaaaaaaaactcgcaCAAAAAAGACACTGGCTTCTTTAGCTGTCTTCATAAAGTAAAGCAAGTGCCACTGCCGAGCTTCTTGATTTATCAAAACTTCTCTATAACACTGTGTGGCTTTATGGTATTTCTTTTGCTTATTATGCTATTTAATTTACTGGTGTTAGATTTCGTTTAACAAGCCGAGATAGAACAATGCTCCTCCCCCCATCTCTCCCACTAAACTGGCGTACGCTTCTCAGTAGCACAGGAAGAGAAGAGATAATAGGGAACTCTTCCCACCTTTTCGGTCTCTTCAAAGAAAAGGTATAAAAAATCATTCTTGGGAAGAATAACAGGATGTATAACATTTAAACTAACAACACTGATCTACCAGTGCCCTGAGGCGAGCCCTCGACCACGACCGTAATACGTGCCCCTGTGGTGTACTTTCCTTAGCTTCACTGTGTCTCAAGTTGTCCTCCCacttttaatttgcattttacACTTCAGTTTCTCATTAATAGGTAAGTGGTATTTAGCGCAAggtttatattattgtatgtacGTGTGAGCCCGTGGTTTCTCATGTTGTACCACGGAgatgagggtcgagggttcgaatttaCGTCacaccagccgtgggggcgttataatgtgacggtcaatcccactattcattggtaaaagaatagtccaagaattagcggtgggtggtgatgactagttgccttccctccagtgttacactcctaaattagggacggctagcgcagatagtccacgtgtagttttgcgcaaaatttaaaccaaactccCAGGGTTACAGCGCtgaaatcaggagtttgatttccctcggtggactcagcagatagcctgacgtgaCTTTGTTAGAAGAAAATGCACACCTACAATATTTAATATGGAGACTTACGGCAtattggattttattttttacgttaACGCATGCGCGATTGTGTGAAGTGCAAGAGAAAATTGGCGCCATCTAAAAAGTAGGAAAACTACTGATTTATTAACGTTACAATAATTCATCTGCACGTTAAAACTACGctaaaatatttatctgttttaaactACACTGTTCCAAGCCGTTAATGTTTGACCTATCTCTTAAGATAAAAATGttggtataaaaataattgttcGTGTGTtgtcaaaaaacatttttgttgttgctcAGCCATATGTACCATACCAAAAATAGctgacatttttaaaaataaaatattcattttgtcaGATTTTTGAAGTTTCGGTTAAAATgaaagcactttttttttttttaggtcaAAATCTAGTGAGCAGAGAGTGTTTGGATTGTTTGTGTGAGGTAAGTCTTGAAGAAGTGAAGTGTCCTGCGTTAATAGTTTTAGAGTACCAAACATCAAAATAGTTAAGTaaatagaagtatataaaataatagtaataataataaataatgaactcCATTCTCCATTGCAATAATTTCGGTTCATTACTTAACCATGTTTTTGGTTTTAGCTTAAATTAGTTATGTGGAAAAAGTACACATTCTCATTACAAGTCATTCAAAACCGAAAGTAATTCTTAGTTATTTacccttattttaaaataatttctcattaTTATATTAGTACCTGCAACTTTCTAACTGATTTATTTTGTGCGCATTCTGGGGTGGCTAAAACAGTAAGTcgattaacttttaaatatcttCATAATTCATGACACTGTTTTGTGACACTTTCTGATTTAGTACCGCAAAccaaagaaatatgaaatatgtgGTAGACGTAAACGTAATCTAGCAATTGTTAGCTTGTCTATGGcgtcagtaaatataaaaatgtttgagatACTGAGTAGCTTGCAGTTTTGCACAAAACATCAGTGATAATATAAACTTGTTCTTAGCTTATCGAATATTTAAAATCTTTTACGAAATTATATTCCGCAGAATCATAgaaatgaatttgtttattttaggcaAGTAGTGGATGTAACCTGGAAACGGGTTGCCACAATTTAGGGGGCTCAAATTATTTCTGTGGACCATACGTTATTTCCTACTCTTACTGGGTGGATGCCGGCCGACCAGGGGAAATACCAGATAATCCACTTGGTGAGTGGTAaacatgtgtgtatgtatgaataaacgctttcaaaaggcatgaaaatactttaaatatagtTTAGGGCGcgcgacttgcaatctgagggtcgtggacttaaattcccgtcacattaaacatgctcgctcttttaggcGTGGGGCCTtcataatgttatgatcaattccactattcattggtaagagtaacccaagagttggcgttgggtggtgatgactagctcccttccctctagtctttcattcataaattagggatagctagtgcggATGACTCTattagctttgagcgaaattcaaaacaattggACATATGTAGAAAATAAACGTGAATATACAATAGTTTATTGTTAGTCACGTGCTATCTGATGATAATACTGATAAAGATACTTAAATCACcagatgtgttttttaatatacatttcatgattaagtattttcattttttctctgGTATAGACATGTTTGTAAATGTTtccaaataatgtttttaacatgCCTATCTAGGGTCAGGTCGTCATATCTTATGTGGGTGTACATATGTAGAGACTTAACACTTTGTATTTACGGGTATGATGATTAGGACGATCGACTCTCTCTGTAcgtatgggagcgttataatgggatGATTCAACCATCATTCCCAAGAGGTGATGATCTtcagtctatcacttctaaattagtaACAGccaacgtagatagccctcgagtagtgtTAAGCAAAATTTCATAAACATGTTATATAGatcttaaaataagaaaaaataggCTTAATTCAAAAATGATTCAGAAAGACACAAAGTGAGGTTTAATAATAACCACTTTAATTTTGTTAAGAACACAATGATTTCTAGACCCAAACAAAGACTATTTACTGGGTCAAATAAACGTTTTAGCAACTAAAATGTAAGGTTTGGGTTTTCTGAAGTTCGCacaaagttacgcgagggctatctgtgctagccgtccctaatttaacaatctCATGGGCTAGTCATCAACGCCAgttcttgggctcctcttttactaacgaatagtgggattaatcgttattataacacacacaccccacggctgaaagggcgagcatgtttggagggacggggataatgtaagaaaaaatactttttacattaaaaacaatatcGGTTTTACTAACTAAAGTGTAAATTTCGAAAATAAAGGATAGATTTAAAAGCAAAACATTCTGCTTCAGTGCTAATTTGTGCGAAAATACGTATTTTGTCGTATCTTCAGCACATTTCTCCTATCCTTGCCTGACtaatttaagaaaatacaaacgAAATGTATTGTACAAAAcagatgataaaaacaaaactagaacAGCAATAAGTGAGGCAGTTTCAGTATTGATCAACTATCTGTGGAATACGATCGTTTCAGTTATCAAAAGGAACTGGGATTTTCGATTTAAATCGCACTTAAGTACTGTGACAGGTAGCAAAGCACGCATACTTACACATAACT encodes:
- the LOC143246428 gene encoding lysozyme-like; its protein translation is MSKLLIFWIVSVTAIFDNGQNLVSRECLDCLCEASSGCNLETGCHNLGGSNYFCGPYVISYSYWVDAGRPGEIPDNPLDFESCLTNLQCAETTVEGYMKKWTRDCDRNGQISCNDFARIHKAGPFGCNGTWVLTTDFWSIFKQCYLD